A genomic region of Notamacropus eugenii isolate mMacEug1 chromosome 3, mMacEug1.pri_v2, whole genome shotgun sequence contains the following coding sequences:
- the LOC140533051 gene encoding LOW QUALITY PROTEIN: stonustoxin subunit alpha-like (The sequence of the model RefSeq protein was modified relative to this genomic sequence to represent the inferred CDS: inserted 1 base in 1 codon; substituted 2 bases at 2 genomic stop codons) — translation MTSETTMQDTVMEILVLGCPLYLGTLYDCRTNTAIPGITLWDRESLQENVVXEEPYKTDFDIITSDSVDEKVNAMNIPAELKASVLGGLDEIGGSAKYLNDIKTSQQQARVTLKYSMTTQYSHLTMNHLGYQNMAYLDVFDNGIATHVVTAVLYGAQAFFVFDQKVSTNENIEDIEGTLKAEVKKIPQVSGKVGGKMKREDRQKKSTKEFRCKFYGDFVLETNPVTYKEAVKVYASLPKLLRGCGVPFLVWLYPLEKLRPPAARLVRQISLSFVWDAQNTLEESSECDKRCDDMLEEEGLSVFSPIKEKIRQFQELNKQHRQLLQKEIAKVLPEIWAGKAEEEELIRILTRESQSPFSTKRCSEFLDQKLHEMKVVNSYLSLLKGVPIIVDQNELDNVVLGSPHRFVLLFAFTSLQEEPYLADWKQWLQNPASFSSDSKQKTNSSWQEDRETRRKARQLAESFSTFAKVNHFAEKSQFIVASVPDQENKEVSIYLYEKGLLLSTNFELPVKPPPPQTGEVTHDCVMLTLASTSGREQRINGYQVEYEVVGKEDWNTIPVSGKPEVFKVSGLDAGTECVFXFAXVCELGLSERSDVNLAVRTLTLICPPRKLEAFMIGPHSVTPHWQGSSVVKAGVKIKEYRIRYRKETKCEEGEGEWHEYSTGNNETYRDTDGLTPQMVYRFQVFAVYDGGRMSKSSDKSGPVRALTTRKEATIAAKGILATRIHQDVSHY, via the exons ATGACCTCGGAGACGACAATGCAGGACACGGTAATGGAGATCCTCGTTCTTGGCTGTCCCTTGTATCTGGGGACACTCTACGACTGCCGCACAAACACTGCTATTCCTG GCATCACTTTGTGGGACAGGGAAAGCCTCCAGGAAAATGTGG ACGAGGAGCCGTACAAGACTGACTTTGACATCATCACCTCTGACTCTGTGGATGAGAAAGTCAATGCCATGAATATCCCTGCAGAGCTGAAAGCAAGTGTCCTGGGGGGATTAGATGAAATAGGAGGCTCTGCCAAGTATTTAAATGACATCAAGACATCCCAACAGCAAGCTCGGGTCACTCTCAAGTACAGTATGACTACACAGTATTCCCACCTCACAATGAACCACCTGGGATATCAGAATATGGCTTACCTTGATGTGTTTGATAATGGAATAGCCACCCACGTGGTCACTGCAGTGCTCTATGGGGCCCAAGCTTTCTTTGTGTTTGATCAGAAAGTTTCCACCAATGAAAATATTGAAGATATAGAAGGAACATTAAAggctgaagtaaaaaagattCCTCAAGTGTCAGGAAAAGTAGggggaaagatgaaaagagaagataggCAGAAAAAATCAACCAAAGAATTCAGGTGCAAGTTTTATGGGGATTTTGTCCTTGAGACCAATCCAGTGACTTATAAGGAGGCAGTAAAAGTCTATGCCTCTCTTCCTAAGCTGCTTCGGGGCTGTGGGGTACCCTTCCTAGTCTGGCTGTACCCTCTGGAGAAGCTGAGACCCCCTGCTGCCAGACTGGTTCGACAGATCAGCCTTAGTTTTGTGTGGGATGCCCAGAACACTCTGGAGGAGTCATCTGAGTGTGACAAGAGGTGTGATGACATGTTGGAGGAAGAAGGGCTCTCAGTCTTTTCTCCAATCAAGGAAAAGATCAGGCAATTCCAAGAGTTAAATAAGCAGCACAGACAGCtgttacagaaggaaatagccaaGGTCTTACCTGAAATCTGGGCAGGCAAAGCAGAGGAAGAAGAGCTAATCAGAATTTTAACCAGGGAAAGCCAATCCCCATTCAGCACTAAGAGATGCTCAGAGTTCCTGGATCAGAAGCTCCATGAGATGAAGGTGGTAAATTCCTACCTCAGCCTTCTGAAGGGGGTGCCAATCATAGTTGACCAGAATGAGTTGGACAATGTGGTACTAGGCTCTCCCCACAGATTTGTCCTGTTGTTTGCATTCACCTCTTTGCAGGAGGAACCCTACTTAGCAGATTGGAAACAGTGGCTACAGAATCCAGCATCATTCAGTTCTGACTCTAAGCAGAAGACAAATTCCTCATGGCAAGAGGACAGAGAGACaagaagaaaagcaagacaaTTGGCAGAATCCTTTTCAACATTTGCGAAGGTCAATCATTTCGCTGAGAAGAGTCAATTCATTGTGGCATCTGTCCCAGACCAGGAGAACAAGGAGGTCTCCATTTACCTCTATGAAAAGGGACTGCTGCTCAGCACCAACTTTGAGCTACCAGTcaaacctccccctccccagactGGTGAGGTCACACATGATTGTGTAATGCTCACACTGGCCTCAACATCTGGGAGGGAGCAGAGGATCAATGGCTATCAAGTAGAATATGAAGTTGTAGGGAAAGAGGACTGGAACACCATCCCTGTGTCTGGAAAGCCAGAGGTCTTCAAAGTGAGTGGCCTTGATGCTGGCACAGAGTGTGTGTTCTGATTTGCTTAGGTATGTGAGCTAGGGCTCAGTGAAAGGAGTGATGTGAACCTTGCTGTGAGGACACTTACCCTGATATGCCCTCCCAGAAAGCTAGAAGCTTTTATGATAGGCCCACACTCTGTGACCCCACACTGGCAGGGTTCAAGTGTTGTTAAAGCAGGAGTCAAGATCAAAGAGTATAGAATACGGTACAGAAAGGAGACTAAGtgtgaagaaggggaaggagaatggcATGAATACAGCACAGGAAATAATGAAACTTACCGTGACACTGATGGACTGACACCTCAGATGGTATACAGGTTCCAAGTTTTTGCCGTGTATGATGGTGGCAGGATGAGTAAGAGCAGTGACAAGAGTGGCCCAGTGAGGGCACTCACTACCAGAAAGGAAGCTACAATCGCTGCTAAGGGAATTTTAGCAACTAGGATTCATCAGGATGTTTCTCATTACTAG